TCCACCGGGTGGTGACCTCCACCTGCCGCCTGCTCTCGCCGGTGCTGTAGGGTTCCGCCGGGCCAAGGCCCACCGTCTCGGCCCGGAGCTTTGCGTGGAGGCGGGCCAAAGGGGTATAGAGGGGGCGCGCGAAGAATTCCACCTGAGAGCGATCAATTTTCACCTATGGGGCAGGGACTAGAAACTGGAAACTAGAAACTAGAGACGAGGGAAATTCCGGGTATCTCGGCCCGTCAGGCGGCCGTCCTACCAGCCCCCATGCCCCCCGAGCTTCGGCGGGGTTCGAGAGCCGCCCGGCCCCTAACCGCCCAACTGCCCAGCGGGCCGAAGGCCCCAGACCGGCGACCGAAGACCGAGGATCGACGTTCCGGTAAAGAACTTGCATGAAAGCCTCAATCGGCCGCTGCGCGGCCCTACAACGCAGAAGGGTAACGTGCGTTGGTCCGGGGGGCATGAGGTGGGGGCGAAGAGGCATGACAATGCCTAGAACGTGTGGGAATCCGGGAGATTTTCAAGCCTCGAAGCCAAAGTCACGCCGTCCGATGGTTCACGTTCCAAAACGGGAGGAAACGATGAGGCCGTACTTCGAGAAGATGCCCGAGTTTGGTCAGCCGCTCTCCGAGCGTCAGCTCAAGACCTCGGAGGAGAGCGTCCAGGAGATCCGCAAGGTGGAGGCCGAGCTGGCCAAGGAGGTGGAGCGGGTCCGGAACGCCGGGATTCCCCAGAAAAAAGTGAACGACCGGGGTCAACTGACCGTGTGGCAGCGCATCGAGTACCTGGTGGACCCCGGCACCTGGTGCCCCCTGCACACCCTGTACAACCCCAAGGAGAACCAGGAGGGCACCACCGGCGTGGTGGACGGCCTGGCCAAGATCTCGGGCCGCTGGGCCGTGGTGATCGGGTTCGACAACAAGGTGCTCGCCGGCGCCTGGATCGCCGGCCAGTCCGAGAACATCCTCCGGGTCACCGACCTGGCCAAGCGGCTCAACGTGCCGCTGGTGTGGCTGGTGAACTGCAGCGGGGTGAAGCTCAACGAGCAGCACCTGGTGTACCCCGACCGCCGGGGCGGCGGCACCACCTTCTTCCGCCACGCCGAGCTCCAGAAGATGGGCGTGCCGGTGCTGGCGGCCGTGTACGGCACCAACCCGGCCGGCGGCGGGTACCAGGCGATCAGCCCCACCCTGATCGTGGCCCACAAGGACGCCAACATGGCCGTGGGCGGGGGCGGCATCGTGAGCGGCATGAGCCCCAAGGGCCAGTTCGACGAGGAGGGGTGTGAGGCCCTGATCGAGGCGACCCGCAAGTTCAAGGCCGTGCCCCCCGGCCGGGTCGAGATCCACCACGACGCCACCGGGTTCTTCCGGTACGTGGCCGACACCGAGTACGCCGTGCTCGACATCATCAAGGAGCACATGCGCGAGATGCCGGCCTACGCCCCCCGGTTCTTCCGGGTGGCCGAGCCCAAGCCGCCCAAATTCTCCCCCGACGAGATCGAGCGGATCATCCCGTTCAACCAGAAGCGCACCTACAGCTTCGACGACGTGCTCGCCCGGTTGGTGGACGGCAGCGAGCACCTGGAGTTCCGGCCCGACTACGGCCCCGAGATCTACTGCGGGCTGGTGAAGGTGGACGGGTTCCTGTGCGGGGTCATCGGCAACCGCCAGGGGTTCCTGCCGCCGGGCTACCCCGAGTACGCCGACTACCCGGGCATCGGCGGCAAGCTCTACCGCCAGGGCCTGATCAAGATGAACGAGTTCGTGACCCTGTGCGGCCGCGACCGCATCCCGCTGATCTGGTTCCAGGACACCACGGGCATCGACGTGGGCGACATCGCCGAGAAGGCCGAGCTGCTGGGCCTGGGGCAGTCGTTGATCTACTCCATCGAGCAGACCGACGTACCCATGATGCTGGTGGTGCTCCGGAAGGGCACGGCCGCGGCCCACTACGTGATGGGCGGCCCCACCGCCAACAACCACAACGCCTTCACCCTGGGCACCCCCACCACCGAGATCTACGTGATGCACGGCGAGACCGCTGCCGCGGCCACCTACGCCCGCCGCCTGGTCAAGGAGAAGGACGCGGGCAAGCCGATCCAGCCGGTCATCGACAAGATGAACCAGCTCGTCCAGGACTATTACGACAAGTCCCGGCCGGCCTACTGCGCCAAGATGGGGTTCGTGGACGAGGTGGTGCGGTTCGCGGACATCCGGCGGTACATGACGGCGTTCGCGGGAGCGGCCTATCAGAACCCCAAGTCCATCTGCGCCCATCACCAGATGATCACCCCGCGGATCATCAAGGGGTAGGGGACTGCAGCAGCCCCATCGGGGAACGCAAACGGGGCGGCCCACGAAGGGCCGCCCCGTTTGCGTTTGGCGCCGGATTGGAGGCTACAGGCGCAGGGCCTCCAGGTAGGACCGCTCGGAGATGTCGGTCCAGGCCTCGATCTTCTTGCGGAACGCCTTGTAGTGCTCGTAGACCTTCTTGCTCATCGGGTCCGAGGCGGCCAGCTCCTCCACCACCTCGTTCGCCAGCTTGTGCAGGCCCCGGAGCACGTCGTCCGGGAACCGCCGCAGCTGCACCCCGTGCTTCTCCACCAGCTCCTTGAGGGAGTCGTTGTTCTTGGCGTCGAACTCGGAGAGCATCCAGATGTTCGAACGCCAGCAGGCGGTCTCCACGATGGCCTGCAGGTCCTTGGGCAGCTTCTCCCAGGCCCTCTTGTTCACCAGGACCTCGAGCACGGTGCCCGGCTCGTGCCAGCCCGGGTAGTAGTAGTACTTGGCCGCCTTGTAGAAGCCCATCTTCAGGTCGTGGTACGGCCCCACCCACTCGGTGGCGTCGATCACGCCCCGGTCCAGGTTGGTGTAGATCTCGCCCCCGGCCACCAGCACCGCGTTCCCGCCGGCCTTGGCCACCACCTTGCCGCCCAGGCCCGGGATCCGCATCTTCAGCCCCTTGTAGTCGTCCAGGGACTTGATCTCCTTGTTGAACCATCCGCCCATCTGCACGCCGGTGTTCCCGGCCGGGAACGGCACCACGTTGAACGGGGCGTAGAGCTCCTTCCACAGGTCCCAAGCCCCGCCGCCGTACAGCCACGCGTTCATCTGCTGGGCGTTGAACCCGAACGGAACCGCCGCGAAGAACTGGGACGCCGGCATCTTGCCCGCCCAGTAGTAGGCGGCGCCGTGGCCCATCTCCACCGTGCCCTGGCTCACCGCGTCGAAGGTCTGCAGGGGGGGCACCAGCTCGCCGCCGCCGTACACGTGGATCTTGAGGCGGCCGTCGCTCATCTCCTCAATCCACTTGGCCAGCAGGTCGGCCCCCTCGCCCAGCACCGGGAAGTGGGGCGGCCACGTGGTCACCATCTTCCACTTGTACTTCTTGGCGGCCAGGACGGCGGGAGCCTTCCCGAAGGTGACCGCCCCGGCAGCGGCGGCCGCGACACCAGCCTTCTTCAGAAAACTTCGGCGTTCCATGGAGACCTCCTTATCGATGGGGGGGACAAGAAACGACGTTTTGGAGATACCCGAACGGCCGGTTCGTGTCAAGACAATGTTTCACGAAGCCAAACCCTCGGCCGTCACTTCAAACGCCCGGCCCAGGCCCTCGACCCGGTCGCCCGGCCGGAGCTTGCGGCCCCGCCGGGTCTCGACCCGGCCGTTCACCCGGATCTCGCCGGCCTGGATCCGGACCTTGGCCTCCCCGCCGCTCTGGACCCAGTCGGCCGCCTTCAGGGCCTGGTCCAGCCGGATCCAGGGGGTGGAGATCACAAGCTTGGGAAGGTCGGTCACGCCCCGGCTCCTTTCTCGGCCAGGATCCGGCGGTGGAGTTCGGCGAACCGCAGGGGCACCCCGCTCCGGTCGTCCCGCAGCCGAACCGCGATCGCCTCGGTGGGGCAGACCGTGGCGCACACCCCGCACCCGATGCACCAGTCCAGGTCCACCTCCGGCCCCTCGGAGCCCATCTCCACGGCGTCCACCGGGCAGATCTCGGCGCAGGCCCCGCACCCGGTGCACGCGTCGGCGTCGGTGTGGCGCAGGAAGTACACGGCCATCAGCACGTCCCGGGGGATCTTGCGGCGGCGGATGCTACCCACGTTCCAGCAGGCGCACCCGCAGCAGTTGCAGTTGTGCTGGACGCCCTCGCGGGCGTTGTCCACGAAGTGCACGAGCCCGGCCTCGGCCGCCCGCCGCACCAGATCCCGGGCCTCGTCCCGGGAGATCTCCCGCCCCAGGCCCCGGTCCACCAGGTACTCGGCGAGGGCGTCGAACTTGAGGCACACCTCCTCCGGGTGGGGGCACGGCCGCCCCCGGAGCCGGGCCGTGACCCGGCAGGGGCAGTGGGCCACGGCGAACCGGCTGGCCCCCTCGATCACGGCGTCCATGGCGTGATGGGGCAGCACGGCCTGGATGTCCTTGTGGATCGAGGCGGCCACCGGCACGTACCGGTAGGGCTTGGTGGCCGCCGCGGCGTAGGCCTCGCGGGTCACGTGGCGGTTGAAGTACTTCACCACCAGCTCGGCCATGCGGCGGGCGTGGGGGGTGTCGGCGCCGGCCCAGAAGAACGACTGGGGGAACCCGAACCCCACCTGGTGCAGCGCGTACCGCGGGCCCCCTCCACCCCCCACCCTCCGGTAGATCACGTTCCGCGCGGCCAGCCCCTCGAGAACCTCCCCCACCCGGGCCGGGTCCATGCCGGCCTCCCGGGCCACCTCCTCGGCCGGCACGGGGGTCAACGGCGGCACCCCCGTGGGCAGGCACGCGGCCACCCGGGCCTCCTCCTCGGTGAAGTTCTCCTCGAGGATCTCCAGCAGGACGTCCCGGGGGGGATACCCCATGGCCAGGGTGGCGAGCCGGGCTGCGAGGGCTTCGTAAGGGCTCATGGCGTCTCCGTGCACGAAGGAAGGAACGGGGGGCCGGCAGAGTCAAACAGGGCGGGAAGATTCCGAGGATGCCCCACCCGGAGATGTGTCGACGGGGTCCCTCGGGGAGCCACCCTCACGGTCACCATACCCAACGCCCGGCCGGTGTCCAGGTTCTCCTCCAGGTCGTCCACCAGGACGCACCGGTCGGCCGGCACCGCCAGGGCCTCCAGCAGCTTCCGGTAGCCGTGGGGCCGGGGCTTGGGCACGTAGTCCATGAACGCGATGTCGAAGACGGCCTCGAACAGCGAGCCGACCCCGAGGCGGCCGAGCACCCGCAGGGTGTGCTCCACGCTGCCGTTGGTGAAAACCACCTTGGGTCCTTGCAGGGCTTCCAACGCGCCCCGCAGCCTCGGGTCGGGCCCCAGGTGCCCGTCCAGGGGCACGTCGTGCACGTAGCGCAGGTACTCCCGGGGGTCCACCCCGTGGTGGGCCATCAGGCCCCCCAGGGTCACCCCGTACGCCCGCTTGTACCGGGCCCGCAGGCCGGGGATCTCGTCGGGCGCGAGGCCGAGGCGCTCGGCCATGAACCGGTGGATCCGCCGGTCCACCTCCTGGAACAGGCCGGATGCGGCCGGGTACAGGGTGTTGTCCAGATCGAACACCCACACCGGCGGGCTCACCCGCGACCCTCCGCCGCCAGATCGGCCCAGGTCCGGCCCGCGAACCGGGCCTCCAAGGACTCCCGCACGGCCCCGCCCTCTAGCCGCAGGACCCCGGTGACCAGCTCCCCGGCCGGGGTGTGCTCGGGGCACCGGCCGGGCACCAGCCGGGGCGGGTCGTCCTGGGTCTGCACGATCCAGCCGTCCGCCTGGAGCCGGGCCAACACCCGGGCGGCATCCGGCGGGTCGAACCCAGTGGCGGCCACGGCCTCGCCCTCGGTGGGGCCGGGCTCCCCAGCCAGGTGGCGCGCGGCCACCGGGATCAGGAACGCCAGGGCCGCCTCGAGCCGCGGCACCCACAGCTCGTGGCGGCTCTTGAGGTAGCGCCCCCGGCCGGGCAGGTGGTGGACGAACGCGAGTTCCGCCCCCCAAAGCACGATGCACCAGCTCAGGTACAGCCACACGAACAGGAGCGGCAGCTGGGCCATGGCCCCGTAGATGGCGTTGTACCGGGTGACCCCGATCTGGAACTCGATGTACCCCCACTCCGCGAACTGCCACAGGGACCCGGCCACCACGCCCCCCAGCAGGGCCGAGCGCAGGGGCACCCTCCGGTTGGGAAGGATCACGTACAGGGCCGTGAACGCGACCCACACCGCCACGAACGGCAGCAGCCGCACCATCAGCCGCAGCAGGGGACCCAGCAGCCGCAGCCGCTCGATCACCGCCGGGCTCTGCAGGCTGGTGGTCAGGCTGATCGAGGCCAGCAGTAGGATCGGGCCCACCACCAGCATGGACAGGTAGTCGGCCACCTTGCGCACCGGCGACCGTCCCCGGCGCACCTGCCAGATGTCGTTCAGGCTCAGCTCCACGTTCCCAATCACGGCCACCGCGGTGAGCACCAGCGCCACCAGCCCCACCGCGCCCAGCGACGCGAAGTTGGTGCGCTCCACGTACTCGATGAGCCGGGCGGCCACCTCGGGGTTGCCGGCGGCCAGGTGCTTGAGGATCAGGGGCTCCAGCCGCTTCTGCACGCCCAGCCCCTTGAGCACCGAGAACGCCAGGGCCAGCAGGGGAACCAGGCTGAGCAGGGTGGAGTACGTGAGGGCCGAGGCCCGCAGGAACCCCCGGTCGGCCCGAAACTTCCAGCCGGTGATCAGCACCGTGCGCGCCACCCCGGCCCAGCGGCCCGAGCCCACCGAGTCCCACAGGAACCCCTCGATCCGGTCGGTCAGGCTCCGGCGCCCGCCTCTCTCCGGCCGATCGGCCATCGCCCTACCCCTTGGCCCCCCGGCCCAGCCGCTCGAGCACGGCCCGGCGCCGGGCCTTGGCCTCGTCGCCGGTCCACCACCGCAGGAACCGCTCGCCCGCGTCCCGGTCGGCCCGCTCCATGCGCTGGGCCAGGGGCCGGCGCAGCGCGGCCCGCAGCTCGGCCGCCGCCCGGGGCGGCTTTCGGGCCAGATCCCGGGCCTCCTCCAGAGCGGCCTCCACGACCTCGCCCGCGGGCACCAGCCGGTGGGCCAGGCCCCGGTCGAACGCCTCGGCCGGCCGAAGCACCCGCCCCAGCACCGCGATCTCGTAGGCGGTGGCTGCGTCGCACCCCTCGCGCAGCAGCTCGATCACCCCGCCGGGCAGGGGCAGGCCCAGGTCCACCTCGGTCAGGCCGAAGCCCCAGTCCCCCGTGCCGAACACCCGGCGCTCGCAGGCCAGGGCCAGGATCGCGCCGCCGGCCAAGGCGTGGCCGGCCACCGCCGCCACCACCGGGGCGGGGCCCCAGGCGACGCGGCGGTACAGCCGGGCGAACGCGCCGAAGAACCCGGCGAACTCGGCGGGCTCCAGCCGGTCGAGCTCCTTCAGGTCGAACCCGGCCGAGAACGCCCTCTCCTGGGCGCTCGCCAGCACCACGGCCCGGGTGCCGGGGGCGTCCCAGGCCTCGGCCAGGCCCTGGTCCAAGGCCTCCAGGAACGCCGGGGACAGGGCGTTGACCTTGGGGCGGTCCATCACCACCACGGCCACGGCCTGCTCTCGCTCGACTCGGATCATGGGGATCTCCTGGAAACTTCGGTCGTTGGTCGGAACTTCCGTGAATCGTAAATCGTGAATGGTAAATCGGACTTCCCGGTAACTTCGGTCTACGGTCGTTGGTCTGGGGCCTTCGGCCCGCTGAAAAGCAGATCGCCGTCATCCCGAAGCGGTTTTGAGCAGCTCCAGGAACTCCGGCTCGGTCAGGATGGGCACCCCGAGGGTGCGGGCCTTCTCCGCCTTGGACCCTGGGTCCGCGCCCACCACCACGTAGTCGGTCCTGCGCGACACCGACGAGGTGACCTTGCCGCCCAGGGCCTCCACCCGGGCTTTGGCCTCGTCGCGGGTCATGGACTCCAGGGCGCCGGTGAACACGAAGGTCTTGCCGGCCAGGGGGGCCTCCGCGGCTTCGGGCCGGGTCGGCGGCGCCGGCCGGACTCCGGCCTCCAGCATCCTTCGGATCGACTCCCGGTTCGCGGGCTCCGCGAAGAACGCGCGCACGCTCGAAGCCACCTCGGGCCCCACGTCGGGCACCGCCAGCAGATCCTCCTCCGACGCGTCCATGAGCGCCTCGAGGCTCCCGAACCGCTCGGCCAGGGCCCGGGCCGTGGCCTCGCCCACGTGCCGGATGCCCAGGGCGTACACGAACCGGGCCAGGTCCCGTGTCCGGGCCCGGTCGATGGCCTCCACCAGGTTGCGGGCACTCTTCTCGGCCATGCGCTCCAGGGGAACCAGGTCCGCCTCGGACAGGCGGAACAGGTCGGCCACGTCCCTCACCAAGCCCTTCTCCACCAGCTGGTCCACCAGCTTCGTGCCCAGCCCGTCGATGTCCATGGCCCGGCGCGACGCGAAGTGGCGGATCCGGGCCTTGAGCTGGGCCGGGCAGCTGAGCCCGGTGCACCGGGGGATGGCCTCTCCCTCGGGCCGCTCGATCCGGGCCCCGCACACCGGGCAGCGCTCGGGCATCACGAACGGCCTCTCGTCGCCGGTGCGGCGCTCCGGCAGGGCCCGCACCACCTCGGGGATCACGTCGCCGGCCCGCTGGATCACCACCCAGTCGCCGATCCGGATGTCCTTGCGGGCCACCTCGTCCGGGTTGTGGAGCGTGGCACGGCTCACGGTCACCCCGCCCACGGACACCGGCTCCAGCACCGCCACCGGGGTCACCGCGCCGGTGCGCCCCACGCTGGCCTCGATGTCCACCACCCGGGTCACGGCCTGGCGGGGGGCGAACTTGTACGCGATGGCCCACCGGGGGGCCCGGGCCTTGGCCCCCAGCCGCTCCTGGAGCTCCAGATCGTCCACCTTGATCACGCAGCCGTCGATCTCGTAGGGGAACTCGTCGCGGCGGGCCTCGGTCTCGCGGCAGTACTCCACGGCTCCGTCGATCCCCCGGGTGCGCCGCCGGTGCTCGGACACCCGGAACCCCCAGCCATGCAGCCGCTCCATCAGTTCCCAGTGGGTCTTCACCTCCATGCCCTCGAGCCGGCCGACCCCGTACGCGAAAAACTCCAGCGGCCGGCGGGCCGTGATCGAGCTGTCCAGCTGCCGCACCGAGCCCGCGGCCGCGTTCCTTGGATTGGCGAACGGGGTGAGCCCGGCCTGCTCCTGCTCCCGGTTCAGTCGGTGGAACGCCTCCACCGGCATCACCACCTCGCCTCGCACGTCCACGAGCCGGGGCACCTCGGTCCCCAAGAGCCCCAGCGGCACGGTGCGCACGGTGCGCAGGTTGACCGTGACGTCCTCGCCCACCGTTCCGTCGCCCCGGGTGGCCCCCCGCACCAGCACCCCGTCCCGGTAGGTCAGCTCCACGGCCAGGCCGTCGAACTTGGGCTCGCACGAGTACACGACGGGCTCGTCCGTGCCCAGGAACCGGCGCACCCGGGCGTCGAACTCCCGCAGCTCGGCCTCGTCCATGGCGTTCTCGAGGCTGAGCATGGGCACGGCGTGGGGCGCGGGCTCGAACGCCTCCAGGGGCGGGGCCCCCACCCGCTGGGTGGGGGAGTCGGGGGAGCGCAGCTCGGGGTACCGCTCCTCCAGCTCCACCAGCTCCCGGAACAGCCGGTCGTACTCCTCGTCCGGGATCTCGGGCCGGTCGAGCACGTAGTAGCGGTAGTTGTGGTAGTGGATGAGTTGCCGAAGGTCCTCGGCGCGGCGGCGCAACGAATCCGGCACCATCGGGGATCGCCTTTCGCAAAAGGGGTCCGCGGGGAGGGCCGACGCGGCCCGGCAGACGGCGGAATGGGTTCGGAGGACGCGTACCCGGAGGGATTCTATCGGCGGGAAGGAGGGCTTGCCAAGCAGGAGGGGTCAGTTCTCCGGCTCGGCCGGGATGGCCGTCTCGGCGGCCTCCTCGGAGAACAGCTCCCGGATCGCGGCCCGGTGCTCCTCGGGGACCCGCAGGAACTCCACCCCCACCTCGTAACGGCCGGGCTCCAGGGGGCGTTCGTACACGATCCGGCCCAGGGCCCGTACGGTGTGGCGCTCGAGCCGGAGCACCAGCTCCACGAACCGGCCCACCCCCAGCGGCTCGTCGCTCTCGAACCCGCACCCGCCCAGCCCCACGACCCGGGTTCTGGTGAACCCTTCGGCCACCGGCACCCGGTCGCACCGCACCAACGCCGCGCCGCAAAGCGGCTTTCGGGGATAACGCCGTTGAACGGGATATGCGCCGGGCACGAACCCCTCTCCTCGCGCGCGGAAACGTCAGGCTTCCGCGCCGTCGTCCCCCGTGGGCTCTTTCTTCTCCTCTTCTTGTTCCCCGCAGCCCTCCCCCCCGGACTTGGGCCACAGCTCCCGGACCCGCTGGGCCAGCTCGGTCGGCTCCAGGGGCTTCACGAAGAACCCCTCCACGCCCACCCGGGCCGTCTCCACCACGTGCTGCCGGGTGCCCGCCCCGCTCACCACCACCACCGGGGTGTGGCCCCCGGTCCGGCGGTCGTGCTGTCGGATGATCCGCAGCAAGGTGACCCCGTCCACCTCGGGCAGCCCGATGTCCAGGAGCACCACCGCAGGGTGCTTCGTGAAGAACAGCTCCAGGGCCTGGGCCGCGTCCTCGGCCTCCACGATGGGGATCGGCGCCAGCCCCTTGGCGATCATCAGCCGGTTCACCCGTACGTCGTCCACCACCAGGACGAAGGACATCTTACCCCCCCTCCCCCACCCCGGCCAGCAAAGCGGCGATCTCGTCCCGATCGAACGGCTTGTGCACCGGGGCCTGGGCGCCGGCGCCCAGGCCCTCGGCGAGGTTCTCCTCCCCGTCCCGGGGGCAGGCGAACCAGATCGGCCGGTCGAACCCGGAGTCCCGCAGGGCCCGGATCAGCTCCCCTCCGCCCATATCCGGCATCACCCAGTCGGTGACGACGAGGTCCGGAGGGTCCAGCATGGCCTTCTCCAGGCCTTCGAGCCCGCCGGAGGCCACGTCCACCTCGCAGCCCAGGTCTCCGAGGATCTTCGCCAGCAGCTTCCGGGACACGGCATCGTCGTCCACCACCAGCACCTTCACGGTTCCCTCTCTGTTTGGATGGGAGGCTAGGAAGCTCGGAAGCCAGGTGGCTTGGAGGCTTGAAAACCTCCTTGATTCCCACGCGTTCTAGGCATCACCATGCCTCTTCGACGCCACCCCTATGGTCCGGGGGCATGGGGCCTGCAATGGCCCCGGACCCCGCCCGTTACCCTGCCTGGTTGCCCGGCCCCGCGGGGGATCGGGGGGACTTCCAGTGGGCCACGAGACGTCGGGCCTCCCTCTCCACCGCGGCCACGGCCTGCTCCTCCCCCGACTCCTCGGCCCGCCGGCAGGCCTCCGCCAGGGCCAACGCCCCCAGGTTCCGGGCCGCCCCCTTGATCCGGTGGGCCGCCGCCCGCCGACTCTCCGGGTCCGGGGCCTCCCGCAGGTCCGCCAGGTATCCCTCCAGGTCCACTAGAAAGCACCCCACCAGCTCCCCCAGGAACTCCCGGTCGCCCCCCACCCGCTCCAACGCCTGCTCCCAAGCCAGGATCACATCGCCGTCGCCCACATCCATCCTCCACGCCGTCTCGTCGGGGTCTCCCGCTTCCCCCACGGATCGGACCGGCTCCCCTCAAACTTGACCGGGGGCGGCGGGCAGATTCCAGCTCTGCCCGCTCTGAACCGCGGCCACAATCAGCAATCCGTAGAACAGCAGCGCTACTCTCGGTGCATCAATCGGACTGGAAGTCAGACCGAGTAAAAGAAAACCACAAATTGACACAAACCCAAGAAGGCATCCCCAAGAATCTCTCATGCCACGCGCGCAAGTGAAAAGTGCGACTAGGGCAAGAAGTGCAAACCCTGCCAACCCGACCAGACCGAGATCGAAAAACACATTCAGATAAAGATTTTTGACATGCCAGGGCAGGTGATCGTGATCGCTGTACAAGAACCATCCTTCGAGTCCGCGGTCAAACGACCCATTCCGTAGCACATTCCTCCCATCGGGGCCGATCAAAGCCACGTCGTCCACTTCGATCCATGCCCCTCGCCTGTGGAACCCCAGCTCGAACATGGGCGGCCACTGGGCCCACCATTTCCAGCCGCCGAAATTGCCCGTATCGATTGTGGACTCGACCCACACCCACGTTCCCGACGTGGTCTCGGCGACCACGTTTCGAGTCCGGTGCGGGTTGTACTCGTCGAGCAATAGATTTCGGCGCTCGATCTTTACGGGGAGCGTCGCCTTCTTGGCACCGGCGCGAACGCGGGCTCGGAACCGGTACTCCGTGT
This is a stretch of genomic DNA from Deferrisoma camini S3R1. It encodes these proteins:
- a CDS encoding response regulator produces the protein MSFVLVVDDVRVNRLMIAKGLAPIPIVEAEDAAQALELFFTKHPAVVLLDIGLPEVDGVTLLRIIRQHDRRTGGHTPVVVVSGAGTRQHVVETARVGVEGFFVKPLEPTELAQRVRELWPKSGGEGCGEQEEEKKEPTGDDGAEA
- a CDS encoding response regulator codes for the protein MKVLVVDDDAVSRKLLAKILGDLGCEVDVASGGLEGLEKAMLDPPDLVVTDWVMPDMGGGELIRALRDSGFDRPIWFACPRDGEENLAEGLGAGAQAPVHKPFDRDEIAALLAGVGEGG
- a CDS encoding Hpt domain-containing protein, producing the protein MGDGDVILAWEQALERVGGDREFLGELVGCFLVDLEGYLADLREAPDPESRRAAAHRIKGAARNLGALALAEACRRAEESGEEQAVAAVEREARRLVAHWKSPRSPAGPGNQAG